From the genome of Sulfitobacter sp. DSM 110093, one region includes:
- a CDS encoding enoyl-CoA hydratase family protein, with protein sequence MRSDVKHFQCEIKDRIATVRLDRPDRKNPLTFDSYAELRDWFRDLVYADDVDVVIFGSNGGNFSSGGDVHDIIGPLTRMNMKELLRFTRMTGDLVKAIVNCGKPVIAAVDGVCVGAGAIIAMASDLRLATAEAKTAFLFTRVGLAGCDMGACAILPRIIGQTRAAELLYTGRAMSAEEGERWGFYNRLVTGETLEDEALKLAQKIQAGPNFAHMMTKTMLAQEWAMSIEQAIEAEAQAQAICMQTGDFERAYNAFVAKERPVFEGD encoded by the coding sequence ATGCGCAGTGACGTGAAGCACTTTCAATGTGAGATCAAAGACCGGATCGCCACCGTACGGCTGGACCGGCCCGACCGTAAGAACCCGTTGACCTTCGACAGCTATGCCGAACTGCGCGACTGGTTCCGCGACCTCGTCTATGCCGATGATGTCGACGTTGTGATCTTCGGCTCCAACGGTGGAAACTTTAGCTCCGGCGGCGATGTCCATGATATCATTGGTCCTTTGACGCGGATGAACATGAAGGAACTGTTGCGCTTCACCCGCATGACCGGCGATCTGGTCAAAGCGATTGTAAACTGCGGCAAGCCGGTCATCGCTGCGGTCGATGGTGTCTGTGTGGGCGCAGGGGCAATCATTGCCATGGCGTCTGACCTGCGTTTGGCCACGGCAGAAGCCAAGACGGCATTTCTGTTCACCCGCGTTGGCCTTGCCGGTTGCGATATGGGCGCTTGTGCGATCTTGCCGCGTATCATTGGACAGACCCGCGCGGCAGAACTGCTTTATACTGGGCGTGCCATGTCGGCCGAGGAAGGCGAACGCTGGGGCTTCTACAACCGTCTGGTCACAGGCGAAACGCTGGAAGATGAGGCGCTGAAGCTGGCGCAGAAAATTCAAGCAGGGCCAAATTTTGCACATATGATGACGAAAACGATGCTGGCGCAGGAATGGGCCATGTCTATCGAACAGGCGATTGAGGCCGAAGCACAAGCGCAGGCGATCTGCATGCAGACCGGCGACTTTGAACGCGCCTATAACGCATTCGTCGCCAAGGAACGCCCGGTCTTCGAAGGGGACTGA
- a CDS encoding MarR family transcriptional regulator, whose product MSNAAKDRVRLWLRLLKVVRGLEQELRDTLRREHNTTLPRFDVMSALSRHPEGLKMSQLSGVLRVSNGNVTGIADRLSEEGLVQRIPVPGDRRAMTLRLTPEGAAEFALQAQAHEDWINEKLRGVSPEEARAMAARLQAFAAQTEEEENANAQ is encoded by the coding sequence GTGAGCAATGCGGCCAAGGATCGCGTGCGGCTTTGGCTGCGGCTGTTAAAGGTCGTGCGTGGCCTTGAGCAGGAGTTGCGCGACACGCTGCGCCGCGAGCATAATACCACGCTGCCGCGTTTCGATGTGATGTCGGCCCTGTCGCGCCACCCGGAAGGGTTGAAGATGAGCCAACTTTCGGGCGTGCTGCGGGTGTCCAACGGAAATGTCACGGGCATCGCCGATCGGCTGAGCGAAGAGGGGCTGGTGCAACGCATCCCCGTACCCGGCGACCGCCGCGCGATGACGTTGCGCCTGACGCCCGAAGGGGCCGCCGAATTTGCGCTTCAAGCGCAGGCCCATGAAGATTGGATCAACGAAAAACTGCGCGGAGTCTCCCCCGAGGAAGCCCGCGCCATGGCGGCCCGCTTGCAGGCTTTCGCCGCCCAAACGGAAGAAGAGGAAAACGCCAATGCGCAGTGA
- a CDS encoding SDR family NAD(P)-dependent oxidoreductase has translation MSHVIITGGGSGVGAKIARAVADSGAKVTIMGRREAPLREQGLPFQVCDVTDPQAVAHAFAAARTENGPITGVVANAGAAHSAPFDKITAQDMADMLAVNVTGVFNVWQAALAEMKEAKKGRLIAVASTAGLKGYPYVAGYVAAKHGVVGLTRALALEVARTGITVNAICPGFIDTPLLERSVENITKSTGKTADEARAILKRASPQNRFVTTDEVTAAALYLLSDGAGAVNGHTLSLSGGEV, from the coding sequence ATGAGCCATGTGATCATCACCGGGGGTGGGTCAGGCGTTGGGGCAAAGATTGCCCGCGCTGTCGCCGACAGCGGCGCGAAGGTTACCATCATGGGCCGCCGAGAAGCACCTTTGCGCGAACAAGGGCTGCCGTTTCAGGTCTGTGATGTGACAGACCCACAAGCCGTGGCCCACGCCTTTGCCGCCGCCCGTACTGAAAATGGCCCCATCACCGGAGTCGTCGCCAATGCAGGCGCAGCCCATTCCGCCCCTTTCGACAAGATCACCGCGCAGGACATGGCCGATATGCTAGCCGTTAATGTAACGGGCGTTTTCAACGTCTGGCAGGCAGCATTGGCCGAGATGAAAGAGGCCAAGAAGGGCAGGCTTATCGCTGTGGCTTCTACCGCCGGGCTCAAGGGCTATCCTTACGTGGCGGGCTATGTGGCGGCGAAACATGGTGTCGTGGGCTTGACCCGCGCGCTGGCGTTGGAGGTCGCAAGAACGGGCATCACGGTGAACGCCATTTGCCCCGGTTTCATCGACACGCCGCTGTTGGAACGCTCGGTCGAGAATATCACCAAAAGCACGGGGAAAACGGCAGACGAGGCCCGCGCCATCCTTAAACGCGCAAGCCCGCAGAACCGTTTTGTCACCACCGATGAGGTCACGGCGGCTGCGCTATATCTGCTGTCGGACGGTGCCGGGGCGGTCAATGGGCACACGCTGTCGCTGTCGGGGGGCGAAGTGTGA
- a CDS encoding bifunctional salicylyl-CoA 5-hydroxylase/oxidoreductase, which yields MRAICLGGGPAGLYFAISLKLRQPDADVTVMERNRADDTFGWGVVLSDETLDNLEVNDPVSAREIRSHFAYWDDIALHHKGHVIHSTGHGFCGIGRKRLLLILQERARELGVNLQFESEVKAASEYMDDYDLVVASDGLNSKTRMEFEETFQPDIDVRRCPFVWLGTHQKFDNAFTFIFEKTDKGWIWVHAYQFDKDTATFIVECSQETFDAYGFGEKTQEETIAICEEIFKDHLDGHKLMTNASHIRGSAWIKFPRVLCEKWSHENVVLLGDASATAHFSIGSGTKLALESAISLAKHVSDDKNLTTAFEKYEEARRLEVLRLQSAARNSVEWFEDVERYLDLDPVQLNYSMLTRSQRISHENLRERDPKWLEGAEKWFLEQAGADRNAPVRAPMFAPFQLRAMKLENRIVVSPMAQYKAIDGCPTDWHLIHYAERAKGGAGLVYTEMTCVSPQGRITPGCPGLYAPEHEAAWQRLTDFVHAETDAKICCQIGHSGRKGSTQLGWEVMDAPLKAGNWDIISASAIPWSEGNALPKAASRADMDAIRDEFVDATRMAHRANFDMIELHAAHGYLISSFISPLSNQRDDEYGGSLENRMRYPLEVFKAMRDAWPEEKPMAVRISATDWVEEDGVSPEEAVEIARMFSDAGADIIDVSAGQTSKQAKPVYGRMFQTPFSDRIRNDGGIKTMAVGNIYEADHVNSILMAGRADLVCLARPHLADPYWTLHAAATIGDRHADWPLPYGPGRDQAWRLADRAAEMEKV from the coding sequence ATGCGTGCAATCTGTCTTGGCGGTGGTCCTGCGGGGCTGTACTTTGCGATTTCGCTAAAGCTGCGCCAGCCCGACGCGGATGTGACAGTGATGGAGCGTAACCGCGCGGATGATACGTTCGGCTGGGGCGTCGTGCTGTCAGATGAAACGCTTGATAATCTTGAGGTCAACGATCCCGTTTCGGCACGCGAAATCCGCAGCCATTTCGCCTATTGGGACGACATCGCCCTGCATCACAAAGGACATGTGATCCACAGCACCGGCCACGGGTTCTGCGGCATTGGCCGCAAGCGTCTGCTGCTTATCCTGCAAGAGCGGGCGCGGGAATTGGGTGTTAACCTTCAATTTGAAAGCGAAGTCAAAGCGGCATCGGAATATATGGACGACTATGATCTGGTGGTCGCCAGCGATGGTCTGAACTCCAAAACGCGGATGGAGTTCGAAGAGACGTTTCAGCCCGACATCGACGTGCGGCGCTGCCCCTTTGTTTGGCTTGGCACGCACCAAAAATTCGACAACGCCTTCACTTTTATCTTTGAGAAGACCGACAAAGGCTGGATCTGGGTCCATGCCTATCAATTCGACAAAGACACCGCGACTTTCATCGTGGAATGCAGCCAAGAGACCTTTGACGCCTACGGTTTCGGCGAAAAGACCCAAGAAGAGACCATCGCGATCTGTGAGGAAATCTTCAAGGATCACCTCGACGGGCACAAGCTGATGACCAACGCCAGCCACATCCGCGGCTCGGCTTGGATCAAGTTCCCCCGCGTGCTTTGCGAAAAGTGGAGCCATGAGAATGTCGTGCTTCTGGGCGATGCTTCGGCCACGGCGCATTTCTCGATCGGGTCGGGCACCAAGCTGGCGCTGGAATCGGCCATCTCGCTGGCGAAACATGTGAGCGATGACAAAAACCTGACCACGGCATTCGAAAAGTATGAAGAGGCCCGCCGCCTTGAAGTGCTGCGTCTGCAATCGGCTGCGCGCAACTCGGTCGAATGGTTTGAGGATGTTGAGCGCTACCTCGACCTTGACCCGGTGCAGTTGAACTATTCCATGCTGACCCGCAGCCAGCGGATCAGCCACGAAAACCTGCGCGAGCGTGACCCCAAGTGGCTTGAGGGCGCCGAGAAATGGTTCCTTGAACAGGCGGGTGCCGACAGAAACGCCCCCGTCCGCGCACCGATGTTCGCGCCGTTCCAACTGCGTGCCATGAAGCTGGAAAACCGCATCGTCGTCTCGCCCATGGCTCAGTACAAAGCCATCGATGGCTGCCCGACCGACTGGCATCTGATCCACTACGCCGAACGCGCCAAGGGCGGTGCCGGGCTGGTCTATACCGAGATGACCTGCGTCTCGCCGCAGGGGCGCATCACGCCGGGCTGTCCGGGGCTTTACGCGCCCGAACATGAAGCCGCGTGGCAGCGTTTGACCGATTTCGTACATGCCGAAACGGATGCCAAAATCTGTTGCCAGATTGGCCATTCGGGGCGCAAAGGCTCGACGCAACTGGGTTGGGAAGTGATGGACGCACCGTTAAAGGCGGGGAATTGGGATATCATCTCGGCTTCGGCAATCCCGTGGTCCGAGGGCAATGCCCTGCCCAAAGCCGCCAGCCGCGCCGATATGGATGCGATCCGCGATGAGTTTGTCGATGCCACGCGCATGGCCCATCGCGCCAACTTCGATATGATCGAGCTGCATGCGGCGCATGGCTATCTGATCTCGTCCTTCATCTCGCCGCTGTCAAACCAGCGCGACGATGAATACGGCGGCAGCTTGGAAAACCGCATGCGTTATCCACTGGAAGTGTTCAAAGCGATGCGCGATGCATGGCCCGAAGAGAAACCGATGGCAGTGCGCATTTCGGCCACCGATTGGGTCGAAGAAGACGGGGTAAGCCCCGAAGAAGCCGTAGAAATCGCCCGTATGTTCAGTGACGCAGGGGCCGATATCATCGACGTCTCGGCGGGCCAGACCTCGAAACAGGCCAAGCCGGTCTATGGCCGCATGTTCCAGACACCCTTTAGCGACCGGATCCGCAACGACGGTGGGATCAAGACCATGGCCGTGGGCAATATCTACGAGGCCGACCACGTGAATTCGATTCTGATGGCGGGCCGCGCCGATCTGGTCTGCCTTGCCCGCCCGCATCTGGCCGATCCCTATTGGACGCTCCATGCCGCCGCCACGATTGGCGACCGCCACGCCGATTGGCCGCTGCCCTATGGTCCCGGCCGAGATCAAGCTTGGCGTCTGGCAGACCGCGCCGCAGAGATGGAAAAAGTATGA
- a CDS encoding 2-dehydro-3-deoxygalactonokinase yields MTDAAAAEWLAVNWQDCSLTVWAMQGSSVLESATANIGAPRGTDSKEAFDAALKSLIASWQLPNLPVFIAGLPAGGWSSAAPRLVPCDATAPTATPYTTENFAFQVIPPLRQRAPSGLLQGAETRIAGFLSLNKDWDGVICLPGMTSVWAQVSAGEVVSFQTFLTGELTGLLGEVAPADDTALDDTAFDEALSDGLSRPERLAARLSSIRADLTLGEIPPPTAQARLAGTLIGAELAAARPYWLGQTLAVIGAGTEARLYLRALAQQGAPATEADGKRMALAGICAVRRAATGG; encoded by the coding sequence ATGACAGACGCAGCAGCGGCAGAATGGTTGGCGGTAAATTGGCAAGACTGCAGTCTTACGGTTTGGGCGATGCAGGGCAGTTCGGTGCTAGAGAGTGCTACGGCAAACATCGGCGCGCCCCGCGGGACGGACAGCAAAGAGGCGTTCGATGCCGCGCTCAAATCCCTCATCGCATCATGGCAGCTTCCCAACCTGCCCGTCTTCATCGCCGGATTGCCTGCCGGAGGATGGTCCAGTGCTGCGCCGCGCCTGGTGCCCTGCGATGCAACCGCCCCGACCGCCACGCCCTACACGACCGAAAACTTCGCGTTTCAGGTCATCCCGCCCCTGCGCCAACGCGCGCCCAGCGGTTTGCTGCAAGGGGCCGAAACGCGAATCGCGGGGTTTCTTAGCCTCAACAAAGATTGGGACGGGGTCATCTGTCTGCCGGGCATGACATCGGTTTGGGCGCAGGTTAGCGCGGGCGAGGTCGTCAGTTTTCAGACCTTCCTCACCGGTGAGTTGACCGGCCTCCTGGGCGAGGTAGCCCCCGCCGATGACACGGCGCTGGACGATACGGCCTTTGACGAAGCATTGAGCGACGGGTTGTCGCGCCCTGAACGGTTGGCGGCGCGGCTTTCGTCCATCCGCGCTGACCTCACGCTGGGAGAGATCCCGCCCCCCACGGCACAGGCCCGTTTGGCAGGCACATTGATTGGCGCGGAACTAGCAGCGGCACGGCCCTATTGGTTGGGGCAAACTTTGGCCGTGATCGGCGCAGGCACCGAGGCGCGGTTGTATCTACGGGCTTTGGCACAACAGGGTGCACCCGCGACAGAAGCGGATGGTAAACGGATGGCATTGGCCGGGATCTGTGCGGTACGGCGGGCGGCAACCGGGGGCTAA
- the hpaR gene encoding homoprotocatechuate degradation operon regulator HpaR has protein sequence MATMPPLRRTARSLPIALLRARERVMGPIREILNESGISEQKFRVLRVVEESGPMEQTALAQEACLLLPSLTRMLRAMEQEGLLSRASDPDDGRKSIVTITDQGQQILQDHAGDAAALFSDFEARFGKQRMEDLLDMLEDLVNLDMQKKTDGQKKD, from the coding sequence ATGGCCACAATGCCCCCCCTGCGCCGCACGGCCCGCTCCCTGCCGATTGCGCTGCTGCGCGCGCGCGAAAGGGTGATGGGCCCGATCCGGGAAATTCTGAACGAAAGCGGCATCTCGGAACAGAAGTTCCGCGTGCTGCGTGTCGTTGAGGAATCCGGCCCAATGGAGCAGACAGCGCTGGCGCAAGAAGCCTGCCTACTGCTGCCCAGTCTCACTCGAATGCTGCGCGCGATGGAGCAAGAGGGGCTGCTGAGCCGTGCTAGTGATCCAGATGACGGGCGCAAATCCATCGTTACGATCACCGATCAGGGCCAACAGATTTTGCAAGACCACGCGGGCGATGCCGCGGCGCTATTTTCCGATTTCGAGGCCCGTTTCGGCAAGCAGCGGATGGAAGACCTGCTGGATATGCTCGAAGACCTCGTTAATCTGGATATGCAGAAAAAGACCGACGGGCAAAAGAAAGACTGA
- a CDS encoding pyridoxal-dependent decarboxylase produces the protein MNWEDFRQWGRRAADWAADYHAGLRKEPVRAQVAPGAVLTALPDAPPEGAEAMQAIFDDFEQTIMPGMTHWQHPRFFAYFPANAAPVSVLAEYFVSAIAAQCMLWQTSPAATELETRVCDWMRQAIGLPDGFTGVIQDSASSATLCAVLTMRERALDWQGNKAGLSGQPRLRVYCSTEVHTSVDRAIWIAGLGEENLVRIPTHGPTRAMDANALCNAIAADRAAGHLPAGIIACTGGTSAGASDDIAAVMDVAEAEGLYTHVDAAWAGSAMICPEFRALWAGVERADSVVMNPHKWLGAQFDCTTHFLRDPKDLVRTLAIQPEYLKTHGADGIMNYSEWSVPLGRRFRALKLWFLIRAHGLEGLREMIRNHVTWAQDLAKRLEQTDGFEIVTQPMLSLFTFRHLATADLDAHNQDLLNRINDDGRIYLTQTRIDGALVIRFQAGAFTATAEDVAMAYEVITELAGAG, from the coding sequence ATGAACTGGGAGGATTTCCGCCAGTGGGGCCGCCGTGCGGCCGATTGGGCCGCTGATTACCACGCGGGCCTGCGCAAAGAACCCGTCCGCGCACAGGTCGCCCCCGGTGCCGTGCTCACTGCCCTGCCCGACGCCCCGCCCGAGGGGGCCGAGGCGATGCAGGCGATCTTTGACGATTTTGAACAGACCATCATGCCCGGCATGACCCATTGGCAACACCCTCGGTTCTTTGCGTATTTCCCTGCCAATGCCGCGCCTGTCTCGGTGCTGGCGGAGTATTTCGTCTCTGCCATCGCGGCGCAGTGTATGCTGTGGCAGACCTCTCCGGCGGCGACGGAATTAGAGACCCGCGTTTGCGATTGGATGCGCCAAGCGATCGGTCTGCCCGATGGGTTCACCGGCGTGATCCAAGACAGTGCCAGTTCCGCCACGCTTTGTGCGGTGCTGACGATGCGCGAACGGGCGCTGGATTGGCAGGGCAACAAGGCGGGTCTGTCGGGCCAGCCGCGCCTGCGGGTCTATTGCTCGACCGAGGTGCACACCTCGGTCGACCGCGCCATTTGGATTGCGGGGCTGGGCGAAGAGAACCTTGTGCGCATCCCCACGCACGGCCCAACACGCGCGATGGACGCGAATGCGCTGTGCAACGCCATCGCCGCTGACCGTGCTGCGGGGCATCTGCCTGCGGGTATTATCGCCTGCACCGGTGGCACCAGCGCGGGTGCCAGCGATGACATCGCCGCCGTGATGGATGTGGCCGAGGCCGAGGGGCTTTACACCCATGTTGATGCCGCCTGGGCCGGGTCTGCGATGATCTGCCCTGAGTTTCGCGCCCTTTGGGCAGGGGTGGAACGTGCCGATTCTGTTGTGATGAACCCGCATAAATGGCTGGGCGCGCAGTTTGATTGCACGACCCACTTCCTGCGTGACCCCAAAGATCTGGTGCGCACGCTGGCGATCCAACCTGAGTATCTCAAAACCCACGGCGCGGATGGGATTATGAATTATTCCGAATGGTCGGTCCCACTGGGCCGTCGCTTCCGGGCGCTAAAACTGTGGTTCCTAATCCGCGCCCATGGGTTGGAAGGGTTGCGTGAAATGATCCGCAACCATGTGACATGGGCGCAAGATCTGGCGAAACGGCTGGAACAGACAGACGGGTTTGAGATCGTGACCCAGCCAATGCTGTCGCTCTTCACCTTCCGCCATCTTGCGACCGCAGACCTTGATGCGCATAACCAAGACCTGCTCAATCGCATCAACGATGATGGCCGCATTTACCTGACCCAGACCCGTATCGACGGGGCATTAGTGATCCGCTTTCAGGCAGGCGCCTTCACCGCCACGGCCGAGGATGTGGCCATGGCCTATGAGGTGATCACCGAATTGGCAGGCGCGGGCTGA